Proteins encoded within one genomic window of Aurantiacibacter spongiae:
- a CDS encoding deoxyguanosinetriphosphate triphosphohydrolase has translation MIRAPYAADPAMTRGREFDQPGDGARGPRTAFQRDRDRIIHSIAFRRLAGKTQVFVAPDGDHYRVRLTHSLEVAQIGRVIARELRADEDLTEALCLAHDLGHPPFGHSGEDALDAALHNRGGFDHNGHTLRTVMRLDSPYCGISGLNLSWETLEGLAKHNGPVATPGWALRELDEQFPLDLRQWPSLEAQIAALADDIAYDNHDIDDGLRAGFLDLDDLLTLDFVAEHWRDAERRFPGAPREALLRELVRSQIGTMVNDVIETTRSKLEGMESPAQIREANAAVATFSSAMAQRERALKRFMYARLYHHGEQRETASRARALVARLYAAYDQQPSLMTQGWTDGAPAREPQRARHIADFIAGMTDRFAIDQYARIFGERPQGLSNV, from the coding sequence ATGATCCGTGCACCGTATGCCGCCGACCCCGCAATGACACGCGGACGCGAATTCGATCAACCGGGCGACGGTGCGCGCGGTCCGCGGACGGCATTCCAGCGGGACCGGGACCGGATCATCCATTCCATTGCTTTTCGCCGGTTGGCCGGGAAGACCCAGGTTTTCGTCGCGCCGGACGGCGACCATTACCGGGTCCGGCTGACCCATAGCCTCGAGGTAGCGCAGATCGGGCGGGTGATCGCTCGCGAATTGCGGGCAGACGAGGATCTCACCGAAGCCCTGTGCCTCGCGCACGATCTCGGGCATCCGCCATTCGGCCACTCGGGGGAGGACGCTCTCGACGCTGCGCTCCACAACCGGGGCGGCTTCGATCACAACGGGCACACGTTGCGAACCGTCATGCGTCTGGACAGCCCCTATTGTGGCATATCGGGTCTCAACCTGTCCTGGGAGACACTGGAAGGTTTGGCCAAGCACAACGGGCCGGTCGCGACGCCCGGCTGGGCGCTCAGGGAACTCGACGAGCAATTTCCGCTCGATCTTCGCCAGTGGCCCTCGCTGGAAGCACAGATTGCCGCGCTGGCGGACGACATCGCTTACGATAATCACGATATAGACGACGGGCTTCGTGCCGGCTTCCTCGATCTCGACGACCTGCTGACGCTCGATTTCGTGGCCGAGCACTGGCGCGATGCAGAACGTCGCTTCCCTGGAGCGCCACGGGAGGCGCTTCTGCGCGAGCTGGTCCGCAGTCAGATCGGGACCATGGTGAACGACGTGATCGAAACCACGCGCAGCAAGCTCGAAGGCATGGAATCCCCCGCTCAGATACGCGAAGCGAACGCCGCCGTAGCCACGTTCAGCAGCGCCATGGCGCAGCGTGAAAGAGCGCTCAAACGCTTCATGTACGCCAGGCTTTATCATCACGGCGAACAAAGGGAGACAGCGTCGCGCGCCCGCGCCCTGGTCGCCCGCCTTTACGCCGCGTACGACCAGCAGCCCTCGCTGATGACGCAGGGCTGGACCGACGGGGCACCCGCCCGGGAACCTCAGCGCGCTCGGCATATCGCCGATTTCATTGCCGGAATGACCGATCGTTTCGCAATCGATCAGTATGCTCGCATTTTTGGCGAGCGACCGCAGGGTTTGTCAAATGTCTGA
- a CDS encoding NAD(P)H-binding protein, whose protein sequence is MLAFLASDRRVCQMSDFGRVLLVGATGLVGRAILTRSIDLPKIRLQALARREIPLPRGARMELVLADAEDWPAIIATLQPDAVICALGTTRTKAGSREAFRAVDHDLVMDVANAAKANEATHFVMVSAAGADAASRNFYLRTKGETEEAVRALKFSRLDILRPGLLRGRRAGDRRPLESLAQLAAPIVDPFLRGGRARYRSIPTETVAKAALQGASAKARGSFVHANDGIARLARDLDRRMASTPHSG, encoded by the coding sequence ATGCTCGCATTTTTGGCGAGCGACCGCAGGGTTTGTCAAATGTCTGACTTCGGGCGGGTGTTGCTGGTTGGCGCGACGGGACTTGTCGGGCGCGCTATCCTGACCCGGTCGATCGATCTGCCGAAGATACGTTTGCAAGCCCTGGCTCGCCGCGAGATACCCCTGCCTCGCGGAGCGCGCATGGAGTTGGTCCTGGCCGACGCGGAGGATTGGCCGGCTATCATCGCGACCCTGCAACCCGATGCCGTAATCTGCGCGCTCGGCACGACGCGGACCAAGGCCGGAAGCCGCGAGGCTTTCCGCGCGGTGGATCATGACCTGGTCATGGACGTCGCGAACGCGGCGAAAGCGAACGAGGCCACGCATTTCGTCATGGTCTCCGCAGCCGGGGCCGATGCAGCATCGCGCAATTTCTATTTACGGACCAAAGGGGAAACGGAAGAGGCCGTGCGTGCACTGAAGTTTTCACGCCTCGACATCCTTCGTCCAGGCCTGTTGCGCGGGCGACGCGCTGGAGACCGGCGCCCCCTTGAATCTCTTGCGCAGCTTGCCGCCCCTATCGTCGACCCTTTCCTTCGTGGGGGGAGGGCAAGGTATCGTTCGATCCCGACGGAGACCGTAGCCAAGGCCGCCTTGCAAGGAGCGAGCGCGAAAGCCCGCGGTTCGTTCGTCCACGCCAATGACGGTATCGCTCGTCTGGCGAGAGACCTGGACCGGCGCATGGCCTCCACGCCTCATTCGGGCTAG
- a CDS encoding ABA4-like family protein — translation MWNTIFGMANLWALLAWTVLIALPRKPVSLSALMYAGVGLLCLAYVLLVALVLGGLVHTGGEQGAISFTSVPGVRAIFSTDAGVTIGWIHYLALDLFAGLWIARDAEAKAYSRLLQAPVLLLTFMAGPAGLGVWLLVREGRARAVAGPRKRLR, via the coding sequence ATGTGGAACACGATTTTCGGTATGGCGAACCTGTGGGCCTTGCTCGCCTGGACGGTGTTGATCGCCCTGCCGCGAAAGCCGGTATCGCTCTCGGCTTTGATGTATGCCGGTGTCGGGCTGCTCTGCCTCGCCTACGTCCTGCTGGTGGCACTTGTTCTGGGGGGTCTGGTCCACACCGGGGGAGAGCAAGGCGCAATATCCTTTACCTCCGTCCCCGGCGTTCGAGCGATCTTTTCTACCGATGCCGGCGTCACAATTGGCTGGATACACTATCTCGCGCTTGATCTGTTCGCCGGCCTTTGGATCGCACGCGATGCAGAAGCAAAAGCCTATTCGCGCCTGCTGCAAGCCCCTGTCCTTCTGCTTACCTTCATGGCCGGACCGGCGGGGTTGGGTGTATGGCTGCTCGTTCGAGAAGGGCGCGCCCGCGCCGTCGCGGGACCGCGGAAGCGATTGCGTTGA
- a CDS encoding DUF938 domain-containing protein has protein sequence MKRHAPAADRNCLPIARELARDLPGRGTILEVASGTGQHAVTFARAFKRLIWQPSDCSGDALASIAAWRADSECTNLLSPLALDAASPEWPVEKVDAMVCINMVHISAPETTEGLFAGAGRLLAAGDPLILYGPFFEEGVDTASSNIAFDESLRARDASWGLRRVEWVDSLARRFSFIRARRAQLPANNILLVYRKEA, from the coding sequence TTGAAACGTCACGCCCCTGCCGCCGACCGCAATTGTCTGCCGATCGCGAGGGAACTCGCGCGCGACCTGCCGGGCCGCGGAACGATTTTGGAGGTGGCGAGCGGAACCGGTCAGCATGCGGTCACCTTCGCAAGGGCGTTCAAGCGATTGATCTGGCAGCCCAGCGACTGCAGCGGCGATGCGCTCGCGTCAATCGCCGCCTGGCGCGCCGACAGCGAATGCACCAACCTTCTGTCACCGCTAGCACTCGACGCCGCTTCGCCTGAATGGCCCGTCGAAAAGGTCGATGCCATGGTTTGCATAAACATGGTCCACATCAGTGCGCCGGAGACGACCGAAGGCCTGTTCGCCGGTGCGGGTCGGCTGCTCGCGGCAGGAGACCCGTTGATACTCTACGGCCCGTTTTTTGAAGAAGGCGTCGATACGGCGTCGTCCAATATCGCCTTCGACGAAAGTCTCAGGGCGCGCGATGCGTCCTGGGGTCTGCGCCGCGTGGAATGGGTGGATTCGCTTGCGAGACGGTTTTCGTTCATTCGCGCCCGCCGCGCTCAGTTGCCGGCGAACAATATTCTGCTCGTCTATCGTAAGGAAGCCTGA
- a CDS encoding entericidin A/B family lipoprotein, with protein MRKIVIAVALGALAFGATACNTVRGMGQDLESLANDVDRAT; from the coding sequence ATGCGAAAGATAGTAATCGCCGTCGCCTTGGGTGCTCTCGCTTTCGGCGCCACTGCCTGCAATACCGTGCGCGGCATGGGTCAGGATCTGGAATCCCTGGCAAACGACGTCGACAGGGCGACCTGA
- a CDS encoding DMT family transporter produces the protein MAPATGNPSDDNPVLALILRIAGIAAFGTMAMFIKLASESGIHIVEIVFWRQAVSVPILLGWAMLAGGLSTLRTARPRSHAIRAGYGLVGMAFNFGGVILLPLAEATTFNFTSSIWAVILSATLLGEHVGKWRWSAVIAGFAGVLVIAQPGGGHVPLVGALVALGGAFMLALISIQIRDLSRTDKPMVIVFWFAFTSVVVTAPVLPFVATEHTSTQWLILLGIGLAGTAGQVLVTLALRYGEVSSVIVMDYSGLIWATLYGWLIFATLPTVWTWLGAPLVVLAGIIITWRESILRRRRLRDRHEVIGG, from the coding sequence GTGGCTCCCGCGACCGGCAATCCATCCGACGACAATCCCGTTCTCGCTCTGATCCTCCGGATCGCTGGCATCGCCGCCTTCGGGACAATGGCCATGTTCATCAAGCTGGCTTCCGAAAGCGGCATACATATCGTCGAAATCGTGTTCTGGCGGCAGGCGGTATCCGTCCCGATACTGCTCGGCTGGGCGATGCTCGCGGGCGGCCTCTCGACCCTGAGGACAGCACGGCCGCGCTCCCATGCGATCCGCGCGGGCTACGGTCTGGTGGGCATGGCATTCAATTTCGGCGGCGTCATCCTCCTGCCGCTGGCGGAAGCGACCACCTTCAACTTCACGTCCTCGATCTGGGCCGTCATCCTGTCCGCCACCTTACTGGGCGAACATGTGGGGAAGTGGCGCTGGTCTGCGGTTATCGCCGGTTTCGCAGGGGTACTGGTCATCGCACAGCCGGGCGGCGGGCATGTGCCGCTTGTCGGTGCGCTCGTCGCTCTGGGAGGCGCATTCATGCTCGCCCTTATCTCGATCCAGATCCGCGATCTCAGCCGAACGGACAAGCCGATGGTGATCGTCTTCTGGTTCGCCTTCACCAGCGTCGTGGTGACAGCACCCGTACTGCCGTTCGTTGCGACGGAACATACATCGACCCAGTGGCTGATCCTGCTGGGCATCGGTCTGGCGGGAACCGCCGGTCAGGTTTTGGTGACGCTTGCCCTGCGTTATGGAGAGGTCTCCAGTGTCATTGTGATGGATTATTCGGGTCTGATCTGGGCGACCCTCTACGGCTGGCTGATCTTCGCCACTTTGCCGACCGTGTGGACCTGGCTGGGCGCTCCCCTCGTCGTCCTGGCCGGAATCATCATAACCTGGCGCGAAAGCATTTTGCGACGCCGGCGGCTGCGGGATCGGCACGAAGTCATCGGCGGTTAA